Proteins encoded within one genomic window of Candidatus Omnitrophota bacterium:
- a CDS encoding phosphate acyltransferase, with protein MDIITRIRKRSSANPKTIILPEYNDKRVVEAAKIIEKEGIAKVILLTQDRINPAEKERYIQEYYELRKAKGIAIEDVRKIFDDSLFYGAMMVRDGKADGFVAGASHTTADTARAAIHCLGIDKTISIACSCFIMVVPDCPYGDSGTFIYADCGIIPEPNPRQLACISFASAQLGEKVLGATPRVAFLSYSTRGSAQGKVIDKTKEGLKILKEMAPDLIADGEFQVDAAIVPEVAQIKFPDSPVGGKANILIFPDLESGNISYKLTQRLAKARAIGPLMMGLNKPCSDLSRGCSVDDVIDCVAVTSIRAQ; from the coding sequence ATGGACATAATCACCCGCATTCGTAAACGCTCAAGCGCTAATCCTAAGACTATTATTCTGCCCGAATATAACGACAAAAGAGTGGTGGAGGCGGCCAAGATTATAGAAAAAGAAGGTATTGCCAAGGTGATACTTTTAACCCAGGATCGTATTAACCCGGCGGAAAAAGAAAGATACATACAGGAATATTACGAATTGCGCAAAGCCAAAGGTATCGCCATTGAGGATGTGCGCAAAATCTTTGATGACTCTCTTTTTTATGGGGCGATGATGGTAAGAGACGGCAAGGCCGATGGTTTTGTCGCTGGGGCATCTCATACCACTGCCGATACCGCCCGCGCGGCTATTCATTGTTTAGGTATTGATAAAACTATTAGCATCGCCTGCAGTTGTTTTATTATGGTGGTGCCCGATTGTCCTTATGGGGACAGCGGCACATTTATTTATGCGGATTGCGGGATTATCCCCGAACCCAATCCTCGCCAATTAGCCTGTATTTCTTTTGCAAGCGCTCAATTGGGGGAAAAAGTTTTAGGGGCTACTCCAAGGGTGGCTTTTTTAAGTTATTCCACAAGGGGTTCTGCGCAAGGTAAAGTAATTGATAAGACCAAAGAGGGCTTAAAGATCCTCAAAGAAATGGCCCCTGATTTGATTGCCGACGGAGAATTTCAGGTTGATGCCGCGATTGTCCCGGAGGTAGCTCAAATTAAATTTCCCGACAGCCCCGTAGGCGGCAAGGCGAATATTCTAATATTTCCGGATTTGGAATCAGGCAATATTTCCTATAAATTGACCCAAAGATTGGCTAAGGCAAGGGCTATCGGCCCGCTGATGATGGGGCTGAATAAGCCCTGCAGTGATTTATCCCGCGGATGTTCGGTTGATGATGTCATTGATTGTGTGGCAGTAACCTCTATTCGTGCTCAATAA
- a CDS encoding phosphoribosylaminoimidazolesuccinocarboxamide synthase: MDKKVLLKTEFPDLKLFRRGKVRDVYDLGDNLLIVSTDRISCFDVVLGRGIPLKGKVLTLISYFWFDFLKDTTPSHFISASVKDYPENLQKYQSILEGRSMLVKKTKSFPVECIVRGYLSGSGWKEYQKSQSVCGIRLACGLKESDKLPEIIFTPSTKAEEGHDLNVNQEYIQDLLGKDTADKLKDLSIAIYKKASLYALSRGIIIADTKFEFGVLDGKIILIDEVLTPDSSRFWPLEGYCPGRSQPSFDKQFVRDYLETFVWDKTPPAPELPDDIIRKTSQKYLEAYQKLTGESLVL; encoded by the coding sequence ATGGACAAAAAAGTTCTGCTGAAGACTGAATTTCCGGATTTGAAGCTTTTTCGTCGGGGAAAAGTGCGCGATGTCTATGACTTAGGCGATAATCTTCTTATTGTTTCTACTGACAGGATATCCTGTTTTGATGTTGTTTTGGGCCGTGGCATACCATTAAAGGGAAAAGTGCTTACCTTGATTTCTTATTTTTGGTTTGATTTCTTAAAAGATACCACACCAAGCCACTTTATCAGCGCTTCAGTTAAAGATTATCCTGAAAATTTACAGAAATACCAATCCATCCTTGAGGGCCGTTCAATGTTGGTCAAAAAAACCAAAAGTTTTCCGGTGGAGTGCATTGTGCGCGGCTATCTTTCCGGTTCAGGATGGAAAGAATATCAAAAAAGTCAGTCTGTTTGCGGCATTAGGCTTGCTTGCGGCCTTAAAGAATCGGATAAGTTGCCGGAAATTATTTTTACTCCTTCTACAAAGGCAGAAGAGGGGCATGACCTTAATGTTAACCAGGAGTATATACAAGATCTATTAGGCAAAGATACCGCGGATAAATTAAAAGATTTAAGTATCGCTATATATAAAAAGGCCAGCCTCTACGCTTTATCGCGCGGGATAATTATCGCAGATACAAAATTTGAATTTGGCGTTTTAGACGGCAAGATTATTCTTATCGACGAGGTCTTGACGCCTGATTCGTCGCGTTTTTGGCCTTTAGAGGGTTATTGCCCGGGCCGTTCACAGCCAAGTTTTGATAAACAGTTTGTTCGGGATTATCTAGAAACTTTTGTTTGGGATAAGACCCCTCCCGCTCCGGAATTACCGGATGATATTATCCGTAAGACAAGCCAAAAATACCTTGAGGCATATCAAAAGTTGACAGGGGAGAGCTTGGTTTTATGA
- the def gene encoding peptide deformylase, which produces MKETKLKIRVYGDQCLRSKAKPVKAITDYHKKLLVQMSRIMYESSGIGLASSQVGIEEALIVVDAGCGLYKLINPKIIVREGAQVIDEGCLSVPGISIKVTRAQKITLEAQDEQGRSIVLHAEDLLACVFQHEIDHLEGKLIVDYAEDKEEIQKKLKGLRVV; this is translated from the coding sequence ATGAAAGAAACAAAATTAAAGATTAGAGTTTATGGCGATCAGTGTTTAAGGTCTAAGGCAAAGCCGGTAAAGGCCATAACTGATTACCATAAGAAGCTTTTAGTTCAAATGTCCCGGATAATGTATGAATCTTCCGGTATTGGCTTAGCTTCTTCTCAAGTAGGAATTGAAGAGGCATTGATTGTTGTGGACGCCGGATGCGGCTTATATAAATTAATCAATCCTAAGATTATCGTCAGAGAAGGCGCTCAAGTAATAGATGAAGGTTGTTTGAGCGTCCCCGGGATAAGCATAAAAGTTACCAGAGCTCAAAAGATTACCTTAGAGGCGCAAGATGAGCAAGGCCGCTCGATAGTTTTGCACGCCGAAGATCTTTTAGCCTGCGTGTTTCAACATGAGATAGACCATCTCGAAGGAAAACTTATTGTGGATTACGCCGAAGATAAAGAAGAGATTCAGAAGAAACTCAAAGGGCTTAGGGTAGTATAA
- a CDS encoding flippase-like domain-containing protein, translated as MIILKRIFIILLRVLLSAGFLFLVFRQVDEKATLAVIKNVDKPLLFLAFLIYFFTYFFCFLRWKMLLEAVGIFIPAKRILTSFSGGIFFNLFLPSAIGGDFVRTLDLVNHTKKAKDIVATVFLDRLSGYVGLVILALLAFVYGFKFIRDPAIIIPIISVTVILVLILLVLFNSFIYSRVNNFLKSPRSGKIREGITSLHKELYLFKGRKKLILNNLFLSLLVQSLAPLSFYFVALSLGVKINILYFFIFIPVIGAITMLPISIGGLGLRDASTVFFFAKVGVIKDVAFSMSILSFSFILVYGILAGIFYIFTIKKSPN; from the coding sequence ATGATTATCCTAAAACGCATTTTTATTATACTGCTAAGGGTCCTCTTGAGCGCGGGGTTTCTTTTTTTAGTTTTTCGTCAGGTAGATGAAAAGGCAACTCTGGCGGTTATTAAGAATGTGGATAAGCCGCTTTTATTTTTGGCCTTTTTAATCTATTTTTTCACCTATTTTTTTTGTTTCTTGCGCTGGAAAATGCTTTTAGAGGCTGTGGGCATTTTTATTCCGGCAAAGCGCATCTTGACCTCATTCTCTGGAGGCATTTTCTTTAACTTATTTCTGCCTTCTGCTATTGGCGGAGATTTTGTGCGCACCTTAGATCTGGTTAATCACACCAAAAAAGCCAAAGATATCGTTGCTACTGTCTTTCTTGACCGCTTAAGCGGGTATGTGGGCCTGGTTATTTTGGCCCTTTTGGCGTTTGTTTACGGTTTTAAGTTTATTCGTGACCCGGCAATTATTATTCCTATTATTTCTGTAACTGTTATTCTCGTGTTAATTCTTCTTGTTTTATTCAACAGTTTTATTTATTCAAGAGTTAATAATTTTCTTAAGTCTCCGCGCTCCGGGAAGATCAGAGAAGGGATCACCTCTTTGCATAAAGAGCTTTATCTTTTTAAGGGCCGTAAAAAATTAATACTTAATAATCTTTTTCTTTCCCTTTTGGTGCAGAGTTTAGCGCCTTTGAGTTTTTATTTCGTGGCTTTGTCCCTGGGCGTGAAAATAAACATATTATATTTCTTTATATTTATTCCTGTAATAGGGGCGATTACAATGCTTCCCATATCCATAGGCGGCTTAGGTCTTCGTGATGCCTCTACGGTATTCTTCTTTGCTAAAGTCGGGGTTATTAAGGATGTGGCCTTTAGCATGTCCATTCTTTCCTTTTCTTTTATTCTGGTATACGGCATTCTCGCCGGGATTTTCTATATATTCACCATTAAGAAAAGCCCCAATTAA
- the trxA gene encoding thioredoxin, which produces MSVLHFTDTSFKDEVLSSSLPVMVDFWAPWCGPCKMIAPIVDELAAEYKEKMKIGKINIDEDQRVAGQMGVMSIPTIIFFKNGKAIEQVVGALSKQELKKKIEANL; this is translated from the coding sequence ATGTCTGTATTGCATTTTACTGATACAAGTTTCAAAGATGAGGTTTTAAGCTCTAGCTTGCCGGTAATGGTTGATTTTTGGGCCCCATGGTGCGGCCCCTGTAAAATGATTGCTCCTATTGTTGATGAGCTGGCTGCTGAATACAAAGAGAAGATGAAGATCGGCAAGATCAATATTGATGAAGACCAGCGCGTTGCCGGGCAGATGGGGGTTATGTCCATACCTACGATTATCTTTTTTAAGAACGGCAAAGCCATTGAACAGGTAGTCGGTGCTTTAAGTAAGCAAGAGCTTAAGAAAAAGATAGAAGCGAATCTTTGA
- a CDS encoding acetate kinase has product MKILVINSGSSSIKYKLFFMLPPKNGLLAKGVIEHIGEKGSDVPDHYTGLEAILSKVDTIDAVGHRVVHGGEAFRQPVLIDSQVIRKIRKFCALAPLHNPANLTGIIACKKLLPGVKQVAVFDTAFHQSLPEQAYTYGLPYSFYKRYAVRKYGFHGTSHEYVAGSAARILKRPLNKLKIITCHLGNGCSITAVDKGKSVDTSMGFTPLEGLLMGTRCGDIDPALVTYIMRKQKLDISATEELLNKKSGLLGISGVSNDMRLLEKKASRNHRRSKLAIDVFIYKIKKYIGSYTAVMGGCDAVVFTAGIGQNQKDIRLRACRGVFDSFKNRPKVLVIPTDEELMIALQTYKLINAQQER; this is encoded by the coding sequence ATGAAAATTTTAGTTATTAATAGCGGAAGTTCTTCAATAAAATACAAGCTCTTTTTTATGCTGCCGCCTAAAAATGGCCTATTGGCCAAAGGCGTGATTGAACATATTGGAGAAAAAGGCTCGGATGTTCCGGATCATTATACCGGATTGGAAGCAATACTTTCAAAAGTGGATACCATTGATGCTGTAGGCCACCGCGTGGTCCATGGAGGAGAAGCTTTTCGTCAGCCGGTTTTAATTGATAGCCAGGTTATCCGTAAGATTAGAAAATTTTGCGCGTTAGCTCCTTTACACAATCCTGCTAATCTAACCGGCATTATCGCTTGTAAAAAGCTTCTGCCCGGGGTAAAACAGGTCGCTGTTTTTGACACAGCTTTTCATCAGAGCTTGCCGGAACAGGCGTATACCTACGGCCTGCCGTATTCTTTTTACAAAAGATACGCAGTGCGTAAATATGGGTTTCACGGCACAAGCCACGAGTATGTTGCCGGGTCTGCCGCGCGCATTTTAAAGAGGCCTTTAAATAAATTAAAGATCATTACTTGTCATTTAGGAAATGGTTGCAGTATCACCGCAGTAGATAAGGGCAAATCTGTTGATACCAGCATGGGTTTTACCCCTCTTGAGGGGCTTTTGATGGGCACCCGCTGCGGCGATATTGACCCGGCGCTTGTAACATATATCATGCGTAAGCAAAAACTTGATATTTCTGCCACGGAAGAGTTGTTGAATAAGAAAAGCGGCCTTCTGGGTATTTCCGGAGTAAGTAACGACATGAGGCTTCTTGAAAAAAAAGCTTCTAGAAATCACAGGCGGTCAAAACTGGCGATAGATGTTTTTATTTATAAGATCAAAAAATACATTGGCTCATACACAGCGGTTATGGGCGGTTGTGATGCGGTTGTTTTTACCGCCGGGATCGGGCAAAACCAAAAGGACATTAGATTGCGCGCTTGTAGGGGGGTGTTTGATTCTTTTAAAAACAGGCCCAAGGTTTTAGTTATTCCTACGGACGAAGAGTTGATGATTGCTTTGCAAACCTACAAATTAATAAACGCCCAACAGGAGAGATAA
- a CDS encoding NYN domain-containing protein: MSLRFIIDGYNLVHNPDFPAPDGKISVHRALAVLIRHYNLCGKSSNSVTVVWDGFAPSQMSRDLYSGVIFVFSSDISADDKIRNMLEEAENTKNIIVVSDDKQVQASARLFKARYQRIEEFLKPAAKAFRQKRDGASLSDKLTHAQQCQINKELLNLWCEKKK, translated from the coding sequence ATGTCTCTGCGTTTTATAATTGACGGCTATAATTTAGTGCATAATCCGGATTTTCCTGCTCCTGATGGAAAGATTTCGGTGCATCGGGCATTAGCAGTTCTTATAAGGCATTATAATCTTTGCGGAAAAAGCAGTAACTCTGTGACAGTTGTCTGGGATGGTTTTGCGCCTTCTCAAATGAGCCGTGATCTTTATTCTGGCGTGATATTTGTATTTTCATCTGATATAAGCGCTGATGATAAAATAAGAAATATGCTTGAAGAAGCTGAAAATACCAAGAATATAATTGTTGTTTCCGACGATAAACAAGTGCAGGCAAGCGCCAGATTATTTAAAGCAAGGTATCAGCGGATAGAAGAATTCCTAAAACCAGCTGCAAAAGCCTTTAGGCAAAAGCGCGATGGTGCTTCGTTAAGCGATAAATTAACCCACGCCCAGCAGTGTCAGATAAATAAGGAATTATTAAACCTATGGTGCGAAAAAAAGAAATAG
- a CDS encoding phosphoenolpyruvate carboxykinase (GTP), producing MKNATTNKKLMDWVNQMAKLCCPDEIIWIDGTGAQRKKLEDEAVTTGELMPLNQDKLPGCFLHRTAVNDVARTEHLTYICTSKKEDSGPNNNWMSPSAAYRKARAIFKAAMKGRPMYVIPFSMGPVGSEFSKIGVELTDSRYVVLNMSIMTRVGESVLRQLEREDEFTKCLHSKADLNIERRLILHFPEDNTIWSVGSGYGGNVLLGKKCLSLRIASHIARKEHWFAEHMLIMGIEEPNGHIEYIAAAFPSACGKTNLAMLLPPEGLKKKGYRIWTVGDDISWMRVDSDKALWAINPETGFFGVAPGTNSHTNPNMVETIKKNTIYTNVLLKKDNTVWWEGADGDVPEEGIDWQGKPWKPSAKDAQGKPVLGAHPNSRFTTPIVNCPTASFRLDQHHGVPISAIIFGGRRALLAPLVYESFNWQHGVFVGSTMASERTAAQVGKLGEVRRDPMAMLPFCGYNMGDYFRHWLDMGKRMAKPPKIFHVNWFRTDEKGKFIWPGYRENLRILEWILDRCNNKVDANRTPIGYVPKPTDIDMTDLHLPSAAMESLFAVDNSQWQQEAKGIKEFYQQFKKRLPIELWQEYENLVNRLK from the coding sequence ATGAAAAACGCGACGACAAATAAGAAATTGATGGATTGGGTTAATCAAATGGCCAAGCTTTGTTGCCCAGATGAAATCATCTGGATAGACGGAACAGGCGCCCAAAGAAAAAAGCTTGAGGATGAAGCAGTTACAACCGGTGAGCTTATGCCGCTTAATCAGGACAAGCTTCCCGGGTGTTTTTTGCATCGCACCGCTGTTAATGATGTGGCCCGCACCGAACACCTAACTTATATTTGCACCAGCAAGAAGGAAGATTCCGGCCCCAATAATAATTGGATGTCTCCATCTGCTGCTTATCGTAAGGCCAGGGCAATCTTCAAAGCCGCGATGAAGGGCCGGCCCATGTATGTTATTCCTTTTTCTATGGGCCCCGTGGGTTCAGAATTTAGCAAGATCGGAGTAGAGCTTACAGATTCCCGTTATGTGGTATTGAATATGTCTATTATGACTCGCGTCGGAGAATCTGTTTTGCGCCAGCTTGAAAGAGAAGATGAATTTACAAAATGCCTGCACTCTAAAGCAGATTTGAATATTGAGCGCAGGTTGATATTGCATTTTCCCGAGGACAACACTATTTGGAGCGTAGGTTCTGGTTACGGCGGCAATGTTTTGTTGGGAAAAAAATGTTTATCTCTTCGTATTGCAAGCCACATCGCCAGAAAAGAACATTGGTTTGCTGAACATATGTTGATTATGGGGATAGAGGAACCCAATGGCCACATTGAATATATTGCCGCTGCTTTCCCAAGCGCCTGCGGAAAAACTAATCTAGCTATGCTTCTTCCTCCGGAGGGCCTGAAGAAAAAAGGTTATCGTATCTGGACCGTGGGTGATGATATTTCCTGGATGCGCGTTGATTCCGATAAGGCTTTGTGGGCGATTAATCCGGAAACTGGCTTTTTTGGAGTGGCTCCCGGGACAAATTCGCACACCAATCCGAATATGGTGGAGACGATCAAGAAAAATACCATTTATACCAATGTTTTGCTTAAAAAAGATAATACAGTTTGGTGGGAAGGCGCTGATGGCGATGTTCCTGAAGAAGGCATTGATTGGCAAGGGAAACCCTGGAAGCCTTCGGCAAAAGACGCTCAAGGCAAGCCTGTCTTAGGCGCGCATCCTAACAGCCGTTTTACTACCCCTATTGTAAACTGCCCGACGGCATCTTTTCGTTTAGACCAGCATCATGGCGTTCCGATTTCCGCTATTATCTTTGGCGGAAGGCGCGCGCTTTTGGCGCCGTTAGTCTATGAGTCTTTTAACTGGCAGCATGGTGTTTTTGTGGGCTCGACCATGGCTTCTGAGCGTACTGCTGCGCAGGTTGGCAAGTTGGGTGAAGTGCGCCGCGATCCCATGGCGATGTTGCCATTCTGCGGTTATAATATGGGCGATTATTTCCGGCATTGGCTGGATATGGGCAAGCGCATGGCAAAACCCCCAAAGATTTTTCATGTGAATTGGTTTCGTACTGATGAAAAAGGCAAATTCATTTGGCCCGGATATAGGGAGAATTTAAGGATTTTGGAATGGATTCTTGACCGCTGCAATAATAAAGTTGATGCCAACCGTACTCCGATTGGTTATGTTCCCAAGCCCACGGATATTGATATGACAGATTTGCATTTGCCATCTGCCGCTATGGAAAGCCTTTTTGCTGTGGATAATAGCCAATGGCAGCAGGAGGCCAAAGGCATAAAAGAATTTTATCAGCAATTTAAGAAACGCCTGCCAATTGAGCTTTGGCAGGAGTATGAGAATTTGGTGAACAGATTAAAGTAA
- the trxB gene encoding thioredoxin-disulfide reductase yields the protein MYDLIIIGAGPAGLTAALYAGRFRLDAVLLEKMSLGGQIVLSSAIENFPGVPGPVETQELIARMKKQVDDLSVPIIDQEALEIIARGNQGFEVKIENKNLQARSIIIASGASPKKLGVPGEDKFIGRGVSYCGTCDGPLFRGKDVIVVGGGDRALEDAIFLTSYARSVKLVHRRDKLRAAGVLIEKAKANPKISFILDSVLEEISGQNKVQGIKVKNVKNGLVSEFSCDGVFVFVGIKPNTDRFKDIVKLNQAGFIITSENMVTSMEGIFACGDCRAKTLYQVINACGDAAVACDSAHKYLLNH from the coding sequence ATGTATGACCTAATTATTATCGGCGCCGGTCCTGCCGGTTTAACCGCGGCGCTTTACGCTGGAAGATTCCGTTTGGATGCAGTTTTGTTGGAGAAAATGTCTCTCGGAGGGCAGATTGTTTTGTCTTCTGCTATTGAGAATTTTCCCGGAGTTCCCGGGCCTGTTGAAACACAAGAACTAATCGCCCGGATGAAAAAGCAGGTTGATGATCTATCCGTGCCCATTATAGATCAGGAGGCCTTAGAAATAATAGCCCGCGGCAACCAGGGGTTTGAAGTTAAGATAGAAAATAAAAATCTTCAGGCCAGATCCATTATTATTGCCAGTGGAGCTTCACCTAAGAAATTAGGCGTGCCGGGTGAAGATAAGTTTATCGGAAGAGGGGTTTCTTATTGCGGTACTTGTGATGGCCCTCTTTTCCGCGGCAAGGATGTTATTGTAGTTGGAGGAGGGGATAGGGCATTAGAGGACGCGATTTTCTTGACATCTTATGCCCGTTCTGTTAAGTTAGTGCACCGCCGCGATAAGTTGCGCGCTGCGGGGGTACTTATAGAAAAGGCCAAAGCTAATCCTAAGATAAGCTTCATTCTTGATTCTGTTTTAGAGGAAATATCCGGGCAGAATAAAGTCCAGGGGATAAAAGTTAAAAATGTTAAGAATGGGCTTGTTTCTGAATTTTCCTGTGATGGGGTCTTTGTTTTTGTGGGGATAAAACCCAATACAGATAGATTCAAGGATATTGTAAAGTTAAATCAGGCCGGTTTTATAATTACATCTGAAAATATGGTTACTTCCATGGAGGGTATTTTCGCCTGTGGAGACTGCAGGGCGAAAACGCTTTACCAGGTCATAAATGCCTGCGGAGACGCGGCAGTAGCTTGTGATTCAGCGCATAAGTATCTTTTAAATCATTAA
- a CDS encoding AAA family ATPase — protein sequence MKKIFIAATSQNDGKTTCCLGLIRNLQGRFKKVGFIKPIGQRYLEEEGQKIDEDSLLIEDVCGIKCTLKDMSPIAVEKGFTERYIANPDKNSITGQIQSAFGRVSKDQDLVVIEGTGHAGVGSVFDHSNAHVAKLLGAKVIIISSGGVGRPIDEIVLNKALFDKIGVKILGVVVNKVLPAKFDKINRLVRKGLVRQGINVLGVLPYDPLLARPTIKQIIEETEFELLYGKEFCESPANNIIVGAMQPKDALKYITDDSLLITPGDREDMITAALNCFRENDRGRLKISGIIISGEDIPDDPVMYALSRAKIPVLLSKTDTYNVASRIHDLTVKIRPQDTAKINAVIKLVKDYVDLDTILKGM from the coding sequence ATGAAAAAGATTTTTATCGCCGCCACAAGCCAAAATGACGGGAAGACCACCTGTTGTTTAGGGCTTATCCGTAATCTTCAGGGCAGATTTAAGAAAGTCGGGTTTATTAAGCCTATCGGCCAGCGTTACCTTGAGGAAGAAGGCCAAAAGATAGACGAGGATTCGCTTCTTATTGAAGATGTCTGCGGCATAAAGTGCACTCTTAAAGATATGAGCCCGATTGCGGTTGAAAAAGGTTTTACCGAGCGCTATATTGCCAATCCGGATAAAAATTCCATCACCGGGCAGATTCAGTCAGCTTTCGGCAGAGTTTCCAAAGACCAGGATTTAGTGGTCATTGAGGGCACCGGCCACGCCGGAGTAGGGTCGGTTTTTGACCATTCTAACGCGCATGTGGCAAAACTCTTAGGGGCGAAGGTAATTATTATTTCTTCCGGAGGCGTCGGCCGGCCGATTGATGAAATTGTTTTAAATAAAGCGCTGTTTGACAAAATCGGGGTTAAGATTTTAGGGGTTGTGGTAAATAAAGTTTTGCCGGCTAAGTTTGATAAAATAAACCGCTTGGTCAGGAAGGGGTTAGTCCGTCAGGGGATAAATGTTTTAGGGGTTTTGCCTTATGACCCGTTGCTGGCTCGCCCGACAATAAAGCAGATCATAGAAGAAACAGAGTTTGAGCTTCTTTACGGCAAGGAATTCTGCGAAAGTCCTGCTAATAATATTATCGTTGGGGCAATGCAGCCCAAAGACGCCCTGAAATATATTACCGACGACAGCCTGCTTATTACCCCCGGAGACAGGGAAGATATGATTACCGCTGCGCTTAATTGTTTCCGCGAGAATGACAGGGGCAGGCTTAAGATTTCCGGTATAATCATCTCCGGTGAAGATATCCCGGATGATCCGGTGATGTACGCTTTATCCCGTGCCAAGATACCTGTTTTATTGTCTAAGACTGATACTTACAATGTAGCTTCGCGCATCCATGATTTGACAGTAAAGATTCGGCCTCAAGATACAGCAAAAATAAATGCGGTTATAAAATTAGTCAAAGATTACGTAGATTTAGATACTATATTGAAAGGAATGTAG
- a CDS encoding alginate export family protein: MRLRKSIFVFLALVFICSQASFAEVKGKWGWALRLRHEYWKNIFDMNGDALDNRNFFRVKESLWGQADFSKDMLLYAKITNEFKPYVYYAPSSAKSSGKSDKSFHFDINEFIFDNLYFGMKNVAKLPVDLTIGRQDLTGYGENFIFADGTPQDGSRTFYFNAAKATWRLDDKSSLDFIYINDPRDDIYLPVINEDKAPQNLNTTDETAGAIYYRTKAIKDVLLESYYVYKREAADSGVGFQSQKGGINTIGAYAKYNFSPFTLRAQLAQQFGTYGANDRQATGGYVFLDRDIKMAWSPQATIGFAYLSGDKTGSSKLEAWDPLFSRFPWMSELFYMTYKTETGINAYWTNLELHRAGLIAKPMKKMKLSVFYNFLRAPQQVAASSFCSGESKQRGHLPQARVDYAFTDNISAYFLAEYFMPGKFYKEKDDALFLRTELMFKF, from the coding sequence ATGCGTTTAAGGAAAAGCATTTTTGTGTTTTTAGCGTTAGTTTTTATCTGTTCTCAGGCTTCTTTTGCCGAAGTTAAAGGTAAGTGGGGCTGGGCCTTAAGATTAAGGCACGAGTATTGGAAAAACATTTTTGATATGAATGGCGACGCCTTGGATAACCGCAATTTTTTCCGGGTAAAAGAGTCTCTTTGGGGGCAGGCGGACTTTAGCAAGGATATGCTTTTGTATGCCAAGATCACCAATGAGTTTAAGCCCTATGTCTATTATGCTCCATCAAGCGCTAAATCAAGCGGCAAATCAGATAAGTCATTTCATTTTGATATAAACGAATTTATTTTTGATAATCTTTATTTTGGGATGAAAAATGTTGCTAAGCTTCCCGTAGATTTAACCATTGGCCGCCAGGATTTAACTGGCTATGGCGAAAACTTTATTTTTGCTGATGGCACTCCTCAAGATGGCTCAAGGACATTTTATTTTAACGCCGCTAAAGCCACATGGAGATTAGACGATAAAAGTTCGCTTGATTTTATTTATATTAATGACCCGCGCGATGATATTTATCTTCCTGTAATCAATGAAGACAAAGCTCCTCAGAATTTAAATACTACCGATGAAACTGCAGGGGCTATTTATTATCGCACCAAGGCCATCAAGGACGTTCTCTTAGAATCTTATTATGTGTATAAAAGAGAAGCTGCCGACAGTGGAGTTGGTTTTCAGTCGCAGAAGGGCGGAATAAATACCATTGGCGCTTATGCCAAATATAATTTTTCCCCTTTTACCCTGCGCGCGCAATTAGCCCAGCAGTTTGGCACATACGGGGCCAATGACCGCCAGGCAACAGGAGGCTATGTTTTTCTTGACAGAGATATTAAAATGGCTTGGTCGCCGCAGGCAACTATAGGTTTTGCCTATTTGTCTGGTGATAAGACAGGTTCTTCTAAGCTGGAGGCTTGGGATCCTTTGTTTTCCCGTTTTCCATGGATGTCGGAATTGTTCTATATGACATACAAAACAGAAACAGGCATTAATGCCTACTGGACAAATTTAGAGCTTCATCGTGCAGGATTAATTGCCAAGCCGATGAAAAAAATGAAATTATCCGTGTTTTATAATTTCCTGCGGGCGCCCCAGCAGGTTGCCGCTTCGAGTTTTTGCTCTGGAGAATCTAAACAGCGCGGCCATTTGCCGCAAGCGCGCGTTGATTACGCCTTTACGGATAATATCAGCGCCTATTTTCTGGCTGAATATTTTATGCCCGGGAAATTTTATAAAGAAAAAGATGACGCGCTATTTTTAAGGACAGAGTTGATGTTCAAATTCTGA
- a CDS encoding aspartate 1-decarboxylase, which translates to MFRTMLKSKIHGARVTQANLYYKGSITIDYLLMKKADILPAEKVEVLNVNTGNRIETYAIKGKPGSGVICLNGPAARSGCVGDELIILSYALVEESQAQRLAAKIIKLNERNKIKD; encoded by the coding sequence ATGTTTCGCACAATGCTTAAATCCAAGATCCACGGGGCAAGAGTTACTCAGGCCAATCTTTATTACAAGGGCAGTATTACCATTGATTATTTATTGATGAAGAAAGCGGATATTTTGCCCGCAGAGAAAGTAGAAGTGTTAAATGTAAATACTGGAAACCGTATTGAAACATACGCGATTAAAGGAAAGCCTGGTTCCGGGGTTATTTGCTTAAATGGGCCTGCCGCGCGTTCAGGCTGCGTGGGGGATGAATTGATCATACTTTCTTATGCTTTAGTAGAAGAAAGCCAGGCGCAAAGATTAGCAGCAAAAATCATAAAATTAAATGAAAGAAACAAAATTAAAGATTAG